The following proteins are co-located in the Silene latifolia isolate original U9 population chromosome 1, ASM4854445v1, whole genome shotgun sequence genome:
- the LOC141645046 gene encoding uncharacterized protein LOC141645046, with product MTNKSASKTQQNHQSKSNRLENASRIVIEKEKVLRGPDGETGNKTRNMSEINDTLAFDLDGMVETVEESEDETDDLDEEGVWYQRHGRKLIEMVDEASEDIQQLTNEDVNDELEYWNNAVYGFVVGANPPWQIMEGFLKRIWNKFSVDKISFLLNGIFLERFTTEEMKNTPDIELTKEEVKSVPVWVRLHKLPLKFWGNSLKKIADLIGSYVKADNATELKTRLGFACVMVELKLGQKFPNSVKFRDEKHILIEIEVEYEWKPTICANCKQIGHEKVNCRRGKPASQHKQIRKVWRHVQQSAKQKQRVDNVEVQYVPEPNEGIVGLESTPITKHTGSHQTPGSPSPVKNVKISRQEALNVSRINQTSPTCLFGLLETKIKAVNMNKALNSVFRNWSVSTNMAFHNGGRIWVVWNHYMVDVSFLEYDAQYIHMYVTDKMTQKQFFHTLIYAFNGGDFNCITLAHERLGGNVTTAEVEPFQNSLDDCGLLDVQAMGAFYTWNNKQHVKTRVYSRIDRFLGNQAWIRDFPEYCSHFMPEILFDHTPCLVSLAKSSKPKNRPFKYFNMWSSAPGFLEIVAATWNQNIEWTKMYRLVRKMKALKPMLKSINSGHFYDIENNIKLGWSILDKKQKLIDSKTRMLILSQTIKVNKFIVAQGKICLEQHSQKLLEPITKAEIKDIMFHIPNKKAPDPDGFSSKFFKDAWDIVGNEVSELNATLVTLIPKVDRPSTMLQYRPIACCNVVYKCISKVLCNRLACMLPDLVSPNQGGFIQRRSIMENILICQDLIRLYGRNSVSPRCLFKLDLQKAYNIIEWDFLEQMMTAMKFPFKFRNWVMQCVTTASYSLNLNRDIFGFFKCQRGLR from the exons ATGACGAATAAATCTGCATCCAAAACACAACAAAATCATCAGAGTAAATCAAACCGACTTGAGAATGCATCTAGGATTGTTATTGAGAAAGAGAAGGTTTTGAGAGGGCCTGATGGGGAAACTGGGAACAAAACAAGAAACATGAGTGAAATTAATGATACTCTGGCCTTTGATCTGGATGGTATGGTTGAGACAGTAGAGGAAAGTGAAGACGAGACAGATGACCTTGATGAGGAAGGGGTCTGGTATCAAAGACATGGCCGAAAACTAATTGAAATGGTGGATGAAGCATCTGAGGACATACAACAATTGACAAATGAGGATGTGAATGATGAACTTGAATATTGGAATAATGCAGTCTATGGATTTGTGGTAGGAGCCAATCCTCCTTGGCAAATTATGGAGGGATTCTTGAAACGAATCTGGAATAAGTTCTCTGTGGACAAAATTTCTTTTCTCCTTAATGGCATCTTCCTGGAAAGATTTACCACTGAAGAAATGAAAAACACA CCTGATATTGAGTTGACAAAGGAGGAAGTTAAAAGTGTTCCAgtgtgggtgaggttgcataAATTACCCCTCAAATTTTGGGGTAATAGTCTCAAGAAGATAGCAGATCTGATTGGATCTTATGTTAAGGCTGACAATGCTACTGAACTAAAGACAAGACTTGGATTTGCATGTGTAATGGTTGAATTGAAACTAGGACAAAAGTTTCCTAACTCGGTCAAATTCAGGGATGAAAAGCATATTCTTATTGAAATTGAGGTGGAGTATGAATGGAAACCTACTATTTGTGCTAATTGTAAGCAGATTGGTCATGAAAAGGTCAATTGTAGACGAGGCAAGCCTGCAAGTCAACATAAACAGATTAGAAAGGTATGGAGGCATGTACAGCAGTCTGCAAAACAGAAGCAACGGGTAGACAATGTAGAGGTGCAATATGTTCCTGAACCAAATGAAGGCATAGTTGGTCTGGAGAGCACACCAATCACTAAGCATACTGGGAGTCATCAGACCCCAGGTTCTCCCTCTCCAGTCAAGAATGTTAAGATCTCTAGACAAGAAGCTCTTAATGTGAGCAGGATCAATCAGACATCTCCCACTT GCCTTTTTGGACTGttagaaactaaaataaaagcTGTGAATATGAATAAAGCTCTAAATTCTGTCTTCAGGAATTGGAGTGTGTCCACAAATATGGCATTTCATAATGGTGGAAGGATTTGGGTTGTTTGGAATCATTACATGGTGGATGTATCTTTTCTGGAATATGATGCTCAATACATTCATATGTATGTCACTGATAAGATGACTCAGAAGCAATTTTTCCACACACTTATCTATGCTTTTAATG GAGGAGATTTTAATTGTATAACTCTTGCTCATGAAAGATTGGGAGGTAATGTGACTACAGCCGAGGTTGAACCTTTCCAGAATAGTTTGGATGATTGTGGGTTGTTAGATGTTCAAGCTATGGGAGCTTTCTATACTTGGAATAATAAACAACATGTTAAAACAAGGGTCTATAGTAGGATAGATAGGTTTTTAGGAAATCAAGCATGGATAAGAGATTTTCCTGAATACTGTTCTCATTTTATGCCTGAGATATTATTTGATCATACACCGTGTCTGGTGAGTTTGGCAAAGAGCAGTAAGCCCAAAAACAGACCattcaaatattttaatatgtggagcTCTGCCCCAGGGTTTCTTGAAATAGTGGCTGCTACTTGGAATCAGAATATAGAATGGACTAAAATGTATAGGTTGGTTAGGAAAATGAAAGCCCTTAAACCAATGCTTAAGAGTATAAACAGCGGTCATTTTTATGATATTGAGAACAAT ATCAAGCTAGGATGGAGTATCTTAGACAAAAAGCAAAAGCTCATTGACTCAAAGACGAGGATGCTAATTCT GAGTCAGACCATTAAGGTAAATAAATTCATTGTGGCACAAGGTAAAATTTGTTTAGAGCAGCATAGTCAGAAATTGTTGGAGCCTATCACTAAAGCTGAAATCAAAGATATCATGTTCCATATTCCAAATAAAAAAGCTCCAGACCCTGATGGTTTTTCAAGCAAATTCTTTAAGGATGCATGGGATATTGTTGGGAATGAGGTCTCTGAG TTAAATGCCACTTTAGTTACTCTTATTCCTAAGGTGGATAGGCCTTCCACTATGCTTCAATACAGACCCATTGCTTGCTGCAACGTTGTTTACAAATGTATATCAAAAGTGCTTTGCAATAGATTGGCTTGTATGTTGCCAGATTTAGTTTCTCCTAATCAAGGGGGGTTTATACAGCGGAGAAGCATAATGGAGAACATCTTAATATGCCAGGATCTTATTAGACTATATGGGAGGAATTCTGTTTCTCCTAGATGCTTATTCAAGCTGGACCTTCAAAAGGCATATAACATTATTGAATGGGACTTTCTAGAGCAAATGATGACTGCCATGAAATTTCCATTCAAGTTCAGGAATTGGGTCATGCAATGTGTGACTACTGCAAGTTATTCCCTCAACCTTAATAGAGATATATTTGGCTTTTTTAAATGTCAAAGAGGATTGAGATAG